The nucleotide sequence CGGCGGCTGGTGGTGCGTTTGGTGGGACATCACCAGGTGGCAGCCCTGGACCGCTGGTTGGCCGATTTGCAGACCCACCACAGTATCTTCTACATGTTTTTGGTGATGCATTTATCGCAGGATATTGTCAGTTATGCCCTGGGGTTGACCCGCATTCCCTACCGGGACTTTTTCATTGCCCTGAGCCTGAGTGCCGCCACCATCGTGGGCTTTTTCATTTACCTGGGCAGCGGTGTGTTGAACTGGCTGGTGGGTGCTTAGTTTGGGGTAATGACGCCGGTGACGGTGCCGTTGAGCGCCCGGGGACAGACCCAATTGCTGGGCAACAGGGAAGGCCAGCCGCGCCGCAGGGCTTCGGGACAAATGGCGTGGATCGTCAACTGACAATCCAGTAGGTGCAATCCTTCCTTTTCCGCCTGCTTGATGCCGGTCTTCAGGATGGAGGTGTTGGTGAATTCTATAGTGCGATTGCACTGGACACAGACCAAATGGTGATGGTGATGGGGATAGGGCTGGTTGAGTTCATAGTGTTTGTGTCCCTCCGCCAGCTCCAGTTCCCGCAATAACCCCATACGAGCCATCAGTTTGAGGCTGCGGTAGATGGTGGACAGACTAATACTTTCCCCCCGTTGCCGTAAGGCCTGATACACATCCTCAGCGCTTAGGTGATTGCCCTGGGGTAGGTTCTGGAAAAATTTCAGGATTTTTTCCCGCTGGGGCGTTAACCGGCAGCCAATTTGATGAAGCTCCGCCCGCAAGTCAGCTGTGTCGTAAAGTTGCATACCCAACGCTTCTGTCCTCGGCATAGGCTGTGTTCCAGACTAAGTGCTCCTCTCCCCCTCCCCTGCTTACTACCTTAATCAAAAAAAGGGTAATTGGCAACAAGTTTGTTTTGTTGCGAATGATTGTAAATTAGGGGGTTGGCGTTGATCCCAGCAACGGGGGATAATGGGTTAAGGACGAGTCGGGTGTGCGACGGCGATGTCGGTTGCCTTAGGGATGGTGGAGGTGC is from Gloeomargarita sp. SRBZ-1_bins_9 and encodes:
- a CDS encoding transcriptional repressor, which codes for MQLYDTADLRAELHQIGCRLTPQREKILKFFQNLPQGNHLSAEDVYQALRQRGESISLSTIYRSLKLMARMGLLRELELAEGHKHYELNQPYPHHHHHLVCVQCNRTIEFTNTSILKTGIKQAEKEGLHLLDCQLTIHAICPEALRRGWPSLLPSNWVCPRALNGTVTGVITPN